From Acidihalobacter aeolianus, a single genomic window includes:
- a CDS encoding LysR family transcriptional regulator, with translation MSLRVFCAVAELKSFTAAAGRLGLSPAMASKHVMHLENRLGSRLLNRTSRHVNLTEAGALYFNQARQMLDGLDEVEAAVSNVTVTPRGTLKLSAPVWIANAFTAGGLAEYHQRYPDVVLDMDFSGRIVNLVDEGFDLALRATASENLDPGLVARPLMDVVFQLVGSVEYLARTGRPERIADLEGHALLLYSGTNWDGSFPVNGTKGEGAARLRTVLRTENETMLHLAALAGMGLAFLPTWMSAPDIQAGRLEVLLPEALNFTTTLYAVYPNRKYLSAKVRTFIDFWASRTHPSA, from the coding sequence TTGAGCCTGCGCGTGTTCTGCGCCGTGGCCGAGCTGAAGAGCTTCACGGCGGCCGCGGGCCGTCTGGGCCTTTCGCCGGCGATGGCCAGCAAGCACGTGATGCATCTCGAGAATCGGCTCGGCAGCCGCTTGCTGAACCGGACGAGTCGCCACGTCAATCTGACCGAAGCCGGAGCGCTGTATTTCAATCAGGCGCGGCAAATGCTGGACGGTCTGGACGAGGTGGAAGCCGCGGTCAGCAACGTCACCGTCACGCCGCGCGGGACTCTGAAGCTGAGCGCGCCGGTGTGGATTGCCAACGCATTCACCGCCGGCGGACTGGCCGAATATCATCAGCGTTATCCCGATGTCGTGCTCGACATGGATTTCAGTGGAAGAATCGTGAACCTGGTGGACGAGGGATTCGATCTGGCGCTGCGCGCGACGGCCTCCGAGAATCTCGATCCGGGTCTGGTGGCACGTCCGCTCATGGACGTGGTGTTCCAGCTCGTGGGTTCGGTCGAGTATCTGGCGCGTACGGGCCGTCCCGAACGGATCGCGGACCTGGAAGGCCATGCGCTGTTGCTCTACAGCGGCACGAACTGGGACGGCAGTTTCCCCGTCAACGGGACGAAGGGAGAGGGTGCGGCGAGATTGCGCACCGTATTGCGCACCGAAAACGAGACAATGCTGCATCTCGCAGCGCTCGCCGGCATGGGGCTTGCTTTCCTGCCGACCTGGATGTCCGCGCCGGATATTCAGGCGGGCCGGCTCGAGGTGCTGCTTCCGGAAGCGTTGAATTTCACCACCACGCTGTACGCCGTTTACCCGAACAGAAAATATCTTTCAGCGAAGGTGCGTACCTTCATCGATTTTTGGGCCTCTCGTACGCATCCGTCCGCATAG
- a CDS encoding DODA-type extradiol aromatic ring-opening family dioxygenase: protein MNTTRLPTYFVSHGGGPWPYMDGEFRRNFNLLENSLHEMRADLGNAPRAILMVSGHWEEQGLAISSGDRPGMVYDYYGFPDYLYHIAYNAPGSPELAQRVQTLLRDNRMEARLDPTRGFDHGTFSIMKPLYPDEDMPVVQLSLDAKLDPEFHIRVGRALVPLRDEGVLIVGSGLSYHNLRAMRDASGEIPSREFDAWLQRTLFDFAPEARSERLIHWEKAPSARAAHPREDHLIPLMVALGAAEQENASLTYHQKDFFGNLTASSFRFGQPPNFQN from the coding sequence GTGAACACCACTCGTCTCCCCACCTATTTCGTCAGTCATGGCGGCGGCCCCTGGCCGTATATGGACGGCGAATTCCGACGCAATTTCAACCTGCTCGAAAACTCCCTGCACGAAATGCGCGCGGATCTGGGCAACGCGCCCCGCGCGATTCTCATGGTCTCCGGCCACTGGGAAGAACAGGGACTGGCGATTTCATCCGGAGACCGCCCCGGCATGGTCTACGACTACTATGGCTTCCCGGATTACCTCTACCACATCGCCTACAACGCCCCCGGCTCGCCGGAGCTTGCGCAGCGCGTTCAAACCCTGCTCCGCGACAATCGAATGGAGGCGAGGCTGGACCCGACGCGGGGTTTCGATCACGGCACGTTCAGCATCATGAAACCGCTTTATCCCGACGAAGATATGCCGGTGGTACAGCTCTCGCTGGACGCGAAACTGGACCCGGAATTCCACATCCGGGTCGGGCGTGCTCTGGTGCCGCTACGCGACGAAGGCGTGCTGATCGTGGGCAGCGGCCTGAGCTACCACAATCTACGCGCCATGCGCGACGCCAGCGGGGAAATACCCTCGCGCGAATTCGATGCCTGGTTGCAACGGACACTGTTCGATTTCGCACCGGAAGCACGCAGCGAACGACTTATTCACTGGGAAAAGGCCCCTTCCGCGCGCGCCGCTCACCCGCGCGAGGATCACCTGATTCCGCTGATGGTCGCGCTCGGTGCAGCCGAACAGGAAAACGCCAGTCTCACTTATCACCAGAAGGATTTTTTCGGAAATTTAACCGCATCGAGTTTTCGATTCGGGCAGCCCCCGAATTTTCAAAACTGA
- a CDS encoding YceI family protein, whose product MRNKLLNTLGAGALALGALNLVPSAAQAAPATLHDSFAGTYKIDHDHSLAWFTVEHARVSEFVGRFDKIAGTYTFDPKDPAKDKVEVTIPVDSLDTNFAMRNRDLLGPDFFNAREFPDIKFVSTRYEPTGKHTGKLYGNMTLHGTTHPIVFRVRQIGAGPVNALPKPWGGYLSGYVATATIKRSDFGVSAYEGMIGNRVRLHINIEGVRTGHS is encoded by the coding sequence ATGCGCAACAAATTGCTGAACACCCTCGGCGCGGGCGCGCTTGCACTGGGCGCCCTGAACCTCGTCCCGTCTGCAGCCCAGGCCGCACCCGCCACCCTGCACGACAGCTTCGCCGGCACGTACAAGATCGACCATGACCACTCCCTTGCTTGGTTCACGGTCGAACATGCGCGTGTCTCGGAATTCGTCGGCCGTTTCGACAAGATCGCCGGCACCTACACCTTCGACCCCAAGGACCCCGCCAAGGACAAGGTCGAGGTCACCATCCCGGTCGACAGTCTCGACACCAATTTCGCGATGCGTAACCGCGACCTGCTCGGGCCCGATTTCTTCAACGCACGCGAATTCCCGGACATCAAGTTCGTCAGCACGCGCTATGAGCCCACCGGCAAGCACACCGGCAAGCTGTATGGCAACATGACCCTGCACGGTACCACGCACCCGATCGTGTTCCGCGTACGCCAGATCGGCGCCGGCCCGGTCAACGCCCTGCCCAAACCCTGGGGCGGGTACCTGTCCGGCTACGTCGCCACCGCCACCATCAAGCGCAGCGACTTCGGCGTTTCCGCCTACGAAGGCATGATCGGCAACCGTGTCCGCCTGCACATCAACATCGAAGGCGTGCGCACCGGACATTCCTGA
- a CDS encoding reverse transcriptase domain-containing protein, whose amino-acid sequence MIAVDLDLAKFFDNVQHDTLMVRVARKVRDKRLLALIGRYLRAGVLVGESIQATEIGTPQGGPLSPLLANILLDDLDRELDGRGHRFARYADDLVILVKTFRAGERVKASVTRFLTRKLALVVNEQKSRVVKTNDCTFLGFTFRGTKLRWSDRAFEDFRHHVRRLTGRSWGVSMAYRFMKLARYVRGWMGYFGISDYYRPLPEIDHWLRRRVRMCYWKQWRYVRTKVRHLVALGTFKRQAILTALSSKSYWHLSRTLATQSGMTNEWLKRQGLIGIRDLWMKAHGYA is encoded by the coding sequence ATGATCGCCGTCGACCTGGACTTGGCGAAATTCTTCGACAACGTCCAGCACGATACCCTTATGGTCAGAGTGGCCAGAAAGGTGCGCGACAAGCGGCTGCTGGCCCTGATCGGTCGCTACCTGCGGGCGGGTGTCCTGGTCGGGGAGTCCATCCAGGCAACGGAAATCGGCACGCCGCAGGGCGGGCCGCTCTCTCCGCTGCTGGCCAATATCCTTTTGGACGACCTTGACCGAGAACTGGACGGACGTGGCCACCGGTTTGCCCGCTACGCGGACGACCTGGTGATCCTCGTCAAGACTTTCAGAGCCGGAGAACGGGTGAAGGCGAGCGTGACCCGTTTCCTCACCCGAAAGTTGGCACTGGTGGTCAATGAGCAGAAGAGCCGGGTAGTGAAGACCAACGACTGCACGTTTCTCGGGTTTACGTTTCGGGGAACGAAGCTGCGCTGGTCCGACCGCGCCTTCGAGGACTTCAGGCACCACGTCCGGCGATTGACCGGTCGTTCCTGGGGCGTCTCGATGGCATACCGATTCATGAAGCTCGCCCGGTACGTGCGAGGCTGGATGGGTTACTTCGGCATCTCGGATTACTACCGACCGCTCCCCGAGATCGACCATTGGCTGCGCCGCCGGGTGCGCATGTGCTACTGGAAACAGTGGCGCTATGTGCGCACCAAGGTCCGCCACCTGGTGGCCTTGGGGACGTTCAAACGCCAAGCGATCCTGACGGCGCTCAGCAGCAAGAGCTACTGGCATCTATCCCGCACGCTGGCGACACAATCCGGAATGACGAATGAGTGGCTGAAACGCCAAGGGCTGATCGGTATCCGCGATCTGTGGATGAAAGCCCATGGCTATGCTTGA